A single window of Arcobacter venerupis DNA harbors:
- a CDS encoding TonB-dependent receptor, which yields MLKSKKLLFISLIASSILYAQEGTFILEDITVSANKIEENVQDVPQSITVISEEDLQDKGIKNISDVIKQIPSMNIQDTSNGKQSSFRGLNTSMFTNNNPIVIYIDGVPYYDRFDFDPSLANVEQIEVLRGPQGTLYGKDAIGAVINIITKTPTNEFKGSIGAEYGNDNFMKTTLNASGAIIDNKLFAGINGSFKSDDGWITNNYEGMNENANEKKDRKTSGFLLFKPTDELSTKLTITNNYVKNYFMDGFSSNPSLDINSLKRKDAKNASFDVPAFDKSKVNSQALNLSYEVEKFKIDSTTTHKKSDLDAQFDTDNKANQGANDGLKQWNYTNLDTWAQELKLSSKNQNIKWITGIYLDKEDRDQGPYGYEQDYNGAVYEGDTYSTTNSKTQAIFGQTMIPLGESFELTLGARYQKIKKEIDLIGTSSWGGSSFPDLTYQDEKDWNSFLPKAALSYFINDNLTTYLSVSNGYMPGGFNTFPSTNVSSDNTFDPQKSTNYELGMKHTGETYLINTSIFRMNIEDVHVYKQLGAQFITDNAKKAHSQGIELDGKYFLTDNIELSGALGLIQAKYDDYDNGTRKFDGERIESTPRYTANLGIAYIADAGIYGRLDFNARGSTTYADGANDNQMIEADGGITSNAKIGYKINTWDIYSYITNITDEDYVTSYMSKASVSWVGFNEPRRFGVGAIYKF from the coding sequence ATGTTAAAAAGTAAAAAGCTGCTATTTATTTCTTTAATTGCTAGTTCGATTTTATATGCTCAAGAAGGTACTTTTATACTTGAAGATATAACTGTTAGTGCAAATAAAATAGAAGAAAATGTTCAAGATGTTCCTCAAAGTATCACAGTAATTAGTGAAGAAGATTTACAAGATAAAGGAATTAAAAATATATCTGATGTTATAAAACAAATTCCAAGTATGAATATACAAGATACTTCAAATGGTAAACAAAGCTCATTTAGAGGATTAAATACTTCAATGTTTACAAATAATAATCCTATTGTTATATATATTGATGGAGTTCCATATTATGATAGATTTGATTTTGATCCATCATTAGCAAATGTGGAACAAATTGAGGTTTTAAGAGGTCCTCAAGGTACACTTTACGGTAAAGATGCCATTGGAGCAGTTATTAATATTATTACAAAAACTCCAACAAATGAATTCAAAGGTAGTATTGGAGCTGAATATGGAAATGATAACTTCATGAAAACAACACTAAATGCCAGTGGAGCAATAATAGATAATAAATTATTCGCTGGAATCAATGGTTCATTTAAAAGTGATGATGGTTGGATTACAAATAATTATGAAGGTATGAATGAAAATGCAAATGAAAAAAAAGATAGAAAAACGAGTGGATTTTTACTTTTTAAACCCACAGATGAGTTATCAACAAAATTAACTATTACAAACAATTATGTAAAAAACTACTTTATGGATGGTTTTAGTTCAAACCCAAGTTTAGATATAAATAGTTTAAAACGAAAAGATGCCAAAAATGCAAGTTTTGATGTTCCTGCATTTGATAAATCAAAAGTAAATTCACAAGCTTTAAATCTCTCTTATGAAGTGGAAAAATTTAAAATTGATTCTACTACAACTCATAAAAAATCTGATTTAGATGCCCAATTTGATACAGATAATAAAGCAAATCAAGGTGCAAATGATGGCTTAAAACAATGGAATTATACAAATCTTGACACTTGGGCACAAGAGCTAAAACTATCAAGTAAAAATCAAAATATAAAATGGATTACGGGAATCTATTTGGATAAAGAAGATAGAGATCAAGGTCCGTATGGTTATGAACAAGACTATAATGGTGCAGTTTATGAAGGAGATACTTACTCTACAACAAATAGTAAAACTCAAGCAATTTTTGGACAAACTATGATTCCCTTAGGTGAAAGTTTTGAATTAACATTAGGTGCAAGATATCAAAAAATCAAAAAAGAGATTGATTTAATTGGAACTAGTAGTTGGGGAGGTTCATCATTTCCTGATTTAACTTATCAAGATGAAAAAGATTGGAATAGTTTTTTACCAAAAGCTGCACTTTCATATTTCATAAATGACAATTTAACTACATATTTATCGGTTTCAAATGGTTATATGCCAGGAGGGTTTAATACTTTTCCATCAACAAATGTAAGTAGTGATAATACTTTTGATCCACAAAAATCAACAAATTATGAATTAGGGATGAAACATACAGGAGAAACATATTTAATTAATACTTCAATTTTTAGAATGAATATTGAAGATGTTCATGTTTATAAACAACTTGGTGCTCAATTTATAACTGATAATGCAAAAAAAGCTCACTCACAAGGAATAGAACTTGATGGAAAATATTTTCTAACGGACAATATAGAATTATCAGGAGCATTAGGATTAATTCAAGCAAAATATGATGATTATGATAATGGAACTAGAAAATTTGATGGAGAAAGAATTGAAAGTACACCAAGATATACAGCAAATTTAGGGATAGCTTATATCGCTGATGCTGGTATTTATGGAAGATTAGATTTTAATGCAAGAGGAAGTACAACTTATGCGGATGGAGCAAATGATAATCAAATGATTGAAGCTGATGGAGGAATTACTTCTAATGCTAAAATTGGCTATAAAATAAATACTTGGGATATTTATAGCTATATAACAAATATCACCGATGAAGATTATGTAACTTCATATATGTCAAAAGCTAGTGTTTCATGGGTAGGATTTAATGAACCAAGAAGATTTGGTGTAGGTGCTATCTATAAATTTTAA
- a CDS encoding helix-turn-helix domain-containing protein, producing the protein MSYNFTLDNMSEFMCSSKVKKEFNLIFPDKIGSMSCEKEIINEDIFLFKTHAKTKQNIEIQANSKVDSLIISILLDGKIKYKDLPYEKVETYIKNDTYIKYIDEYDSTTILDKDCNSKGIAISIKNNFLEKYLYSHFSVIEELKNQKSNKLSSTLIHKIDNQKNIKLAQELYNSPFHGNLHDIYLQSKCLEIIYNELNELISPTKYNSDEKIKLSEQDIEALYKARDIILLTHEFPDLTTLSRKIALNEFKLKFGFKQLFNTTPGNMILEHKMIHAKQLLETSEFSISEISNFVGYKHQQSFTNAFIQFFGIRPKDVMKSRKYYY; encoded by the coding sequence ATGTCTTATAATTTTACATTAGACAATATGAGTGAATTTATGTGTTCTTCAAAAGTTAAAAAAGAGTTTAATTTAATATTTCCAGATAAAATAGGTTCAATGAGTTGTGAAAAAGAGATTATAAATGAAGATATTTTTCTTTTTAAAACTCATGCAAAAACCAAGCAAAATATTGAAATTCAAGCTAATTCAAAAGTTGATAGTTTAATTATTAGTATTTTATTAGATGGAAAAATTAAATATAAAGATTTACCTTACGAAAAAGTTGAAACATATATAAAAAATGATACTTATATAAAATATATAGATGAATATGATTCTACAACTATATTGGATAAAGATTGTAATTCTAAAGGAATAGCGATATCAATAAAAAATAATTTTTTAGAAAAATATCTTTATTCTCATTTTTCTGTTATTGAAGAATTAAAAAATCAAAAATCAAATAAATTATCTTCAACATTAATTCATAAAATAGATAATCAGAAAAATATTAAACTAGCACAAGAACTTTATAACTCACCTTTTCATGGTAATTTACATGATATATATTTGCAAAGTAAATGTTTGGAAATTATTTATAATGAATTAAATGAACTAATAAGTCCTACTAAATATAATTCAGATGAAAAAATAAAACTCTCAGAACAAGATATTGAAGCTTTATATAAAGCTAGAGATATTATTCTTTTAACCCATGAGTTTCCTGATTTAACTACTCTTTCAAGAAAAATTGCATTAAATGAATTTAAATTAAAGTTTGGTTTTAAACAACTTTTTAACACAACTCCTGGAAACATGATATTAGAACATAAAATGATACATGCTAAACAACTACTTGAAACAAGTGAATTTTCTATCTCTGAAATTTCAAACTTTGTTGGATACAAACACCAACAAAGTTTTACAAATGCATTTATCCAATTTTTTGGAATTCGACCTAAAGATGTTATGAAAAGTAGAAAATATTATTATTAA
- a CDS encoding metal/formaldehyde-sensitive transcriptional repressor: MAYCCDVERKKLQNRISRIHGQVHSLKNKFNDENFKLEEDPYETIRQLTAIKGAVSGMISSFIEHYAKGHMIESIRNASTSEAEAQIDNLLEIIKVYGK, from the coding sequence ATGGCATATTGTTGTGATGTAGAACGAAAAAAGCTACAAAATAGAATTAGTAGAATACATGGTCAAGTACATTCATTAAAGAATAAATTTAATGATGAAAATTTTAAATTAGAAGAAGATCCATATGAAACAATTAGACAATTAACAGCAATTAAAGGTGCTGTTAGTGGAATGATTAGTTCTTTTATCGAACATTATGCTAAAGGTCATATGATAGAGAGTATAAGGAATGCTTCAACTTCTGAAGCAGAAGCTCAAATTGATAATTTATTAGAAATAATAAAAGTTTATGGAAAATAA
- a CDS encoding cation diffusion facilitator family transporter, which translates to MGNCKFGLNDHQPFFGNKEKNHHNHETNKLHFKQNDISSYKEHKFSFHKPNEHEKNEYSCGHDHEHDHNHGHSHDHRGTDKKVLKWALSITLITMFLEFFYGFLSNSLALISDAIHMFTHSFALIISLLAIIIASKKAPLSKTFGFYRAEVLAAFINGITIVLSIVWIVYESIERFLNPQIIDIKTAMIVAIIGLVVNIITGIILMQGDKNNINLKSAFVHMLSDALSSVAIIIGYIIIYFTQWYFIDVVLALLVAIVIGKWAVDVLKNSTNTLLESSPLDITEVKEYIEKNEKVLELHDIHIWEITQDMYNMTAHVKIDKKHLEDYEEILNQVNHNLKDKYKIVHTTFQFEW; encoded by the coding sequence ATGGGAAATTGTAAATTTGGTTTAAACGATCATCAACCTTTTTTTGGAAATAAAGAAAAAAATCATCATAATCACGAAACCAATAAACTTCATTTTAAACAAAATGATATATCTTCGTATAAAGAACATAAGTTTTCATTTCATAAACCTAATGAACATGAAAAGAATGAATATAGTTGTGGACATGACCATGAACATGATCATAATCATGGACATTCCCATGATCATAGAGGAACAGATAAAAAAGTTTTAAAATGGGCTTTGAGTATTACTTTAATTACTATGTTCTTAGAGTTTTTTTATGGTTTTTTATCAAACTCTTTGGCTTTAATTTCAGATGCTATTCATATGTTTACACACTCTTTTGCTTTGATTATTTCTCTTCTTGCAATTATAATAGCAAGTAAAAAAGCTCCCCTTTCTAAAACTTTTGGTTTTTATAGAGCAGAAGTATTGGCAGCATTTATAAATGGAATTACTATTGTTTTATCTATAGTTTGGATTGTTTATGAGTCAATAGAGAGGTTTTTAAATCCTCAAATAATTGATATAAAAACTGCAATGATTGTGGCTATTATTGGACTAGTAGTAAATATCATTACTGGAATAATTTTGATGCAAGGGGATAAAAACAATATCAATTTAAAATCAGCCTTTGTGCATATGTTAAGTGATGCACTTTCATCGGTTGCAATTATAATTGGATATATAATTATCTATTTTACACAATGGTATTTTATAGATGTTGTTTTAGCTTTGCTTGTTGCTATTGTTATTGGGAAATGGGCAGTTGATGTACTTAAAAATTCAACAAATACATTACTTGAAAGTTCACCTTTGGATATAACTGAAGTAAAAGAGTACATAGAAAAAAATGAAAAAGTTTTAGAATTACATGATATTCATATTTGGGAAATAACTCAAGATATGTATAATATGACAGCTCATGTAAAAATTGATAAAAAACATTTAGAAGATTATGAAGAGATTTTAAATCAAGTAAATCATAATTTAAAAGATAAGTATAAAATAGTTCACACAACATTTCAATTTGAATGGTAA
- the serS gene encoding serine--tRNA ligase, which produces MIDIKLLQKDFDYVVNALQRKGVDNELLNNLKNLASTTKQKRQEMEDVTAEQNVLSKEFGRYKKENLDISSLQENINNLKNKKQELEEEVRVLEEELTSIILGVPNMPDENVPSGADENENVILEVVGQKPVFSFEPKEHWDLNNGWIDFERGVKIAKSRFAALRGDGARLERALINYMLDFNRERGFNEWYVPFMANSNTLQGTGQLPKFADDLFKIEGEDLYLIPTAEVSLTNLFNDEILEAEELPMLLTSYTPCFRKEAGSAGRDTRGLIRQHQFDKVEMVAITTPEQSDEVFAKMVSCASDLLTSLGLPHQKMQLCTGDLGFSAAVTIDLEVWLPGQNKYREISSISNTRDFQSRRAKIRYKDGKKNILTHTLNGSSLAVGRTLVAIMENYQNEDGSVRIPEVLKKYM; this is translated from the coding sequence ATGATAGATATAAAACTACTACAAAAAGATTTCGATTATGTTGTAAATGCCTTACAAAGAAAAGGTGTTGATAACGAACTTTTAAATAACCTAAAAAACTTAGCATCTACTACAAAACAAAAAAGACAAGAGATGGAAGATGTTACAGCTGAACAAAATGTGCTTTCAAAAGAGTTTGGTAGATATAAAAAAGAAAATTTAGATATCTCTTCTCTTCAAGAAAATATAAATAATCTAAAAAATAAAAAACAAGAACTAGAAGAAGAAGTTAGAGTTCTAGAAGAAGAATTAACTTCAATTATTCTAGGTGTTCCAAATATGCCAGATGAAAATGTTCCTTCAGGTGCTGATGAAAATGAAAATGTAATTTTAGAAGTTGTTGGGCAAAAACCCGTTTTTTCATTTGAACCAAAAGAACATTGGGATTTAAATAATGGTTGGATTGATTTTGAAAGAGGTGTAAAAATTGCAAAATCAAGATTTGCAGCTTTACGAGGTGATGGAGCAAGACTTGAACGTGCTTTAATCAACTATATGCTTGATTTTAATAGAGAAAGAGGATTCAACGAATGGTATGTTCCATTTATGGCAAACTCAAATACTCTTCAAGGAACTGGACAACTTCCAAAATTTGCAGATGATTTATTTAAAATCGAAGGTGAAGATTTATATTTAATTCCAACTGCTGAGGTATCTTTAACAAATCTATTTAATGATGAAATTTTAGAAGCTGAAGAACTTCCAATGTTACTTACTTCTTATACTCCTTGTTTTAGAAAAGAAGCTGGAAGTGCAGGGCGAGATACAAGAGGATTAATAAGACAACACCAATTTGACAAAGTTGAAATGGTAGCAATCACAACTCCTGAACAATCAGATGAAGTGTTTGCAAAAATGGTATCTTGTGCATCTGATTTATTAACATCTCTTGGACTTCCTCACCAAAAAATGCAATTATGTACAGGTGATTTAGGATTTAGTGCAGCTGTAACTATTGACTTAGAAGTTTGGCTTCCTGGACAAAATAAATATAGAGAAATTTCATCAATTTCAAATACAAGAGATTTCCAATCAAGACGAGCAAAAATTAGATATAAAGATGGGAAGAAAAATATCTTAACTCATACTTTAAATGGTTCTTCTTTAGCTGTTGGAAGAACACTTGTAGCAATTATGGAAAATTATCAAAATGAAGATGGAAGCGTAAGAATTCCAGAAGTACTTAAAAAATATATGTAA
- a CDS encoding helix-turn-helix domain-containing protein, with product MKEEFDVGKKIKKLRTRKGMPAKQLANEAEISFGMLSQLEKGSTQGSVETLRKIAKVLDITLAHLFTDEEDANYIKNIEDESFYVVRKDKRKKISFPDPLYNCELLLPDLQGEVELLQVNLEPFRITDAIIPHTKAGEECDFVLDGEIIVTLGEKEFFLKKGDCIRFDPEIPHKIENRSENKASYLSIITPVSF from the coding sequence GTGAAAGAAGAATTTGACGTAGGTAAAAAAATCAAGAAGTTAAGAACACGAAAAGGAATGCCAGCAAAGCAATTAGCTAATGAAGCTGAAATATCTTTTGGAATGTTATCTCAACTTGAAAAAGGTTCAACTCAAGGTTCAGTTGAAACATTAAGAAAAATAGCAAAAGTTTTAGATATAACTCTTGCACATTTGTTTACTGATGAAGAAGATGCTAATTATATTAAAAATATTGAAGATGAATCATTTTATGTTGTAAGAAAAGATAAAAGAAAAAAAATATCTTTTCCTGATCCATTATATAACTGTGAATTATTATTGCCTGACTTACAAGGTGAAGTTGAACTTTTACAAGTAAATTTGGAACCATTTAGAATTACTGATGCTATTATTCCTCACACAAAAGCTGGGGAAGAATGCGATTTTGTACTTGATGGAGAGATTATTGTAACTTTAGGAGAAAAAGAGTTTTTCTTAAAAAAAGGTGATTGTATTAGATTTGACCCAGAAATTCCACACAAAATAGAAAACAGAAGTGAAAATAAAGCTTCATATCTTTCTATTATTACTCCTGTATCTTTTTAA
- a CDS encoding LysE family translocator — MFDYINLSILAIFIPTFFFVSITPGMCMTLALSMGMSIGLKRTMYMMVGELLGVALVATSSVIGVAAIMLNHPTIFIVLKYAGGAYLIYLGISMWLSRGKMALNIEGCSFNVSKKNLAMQGFVTAIANPKGWAFFIALLPPFIDEKLAFAPQLSVLILLILSLEFSCLIIYASGGTTLRKLLQNSSNVKLLNKIAGTMMIGIGIWLALT; from the coding sequence ATGTTTGATTATATAAATTTATCAATTTTAGCAATATTTATACCAACTTTCTTTTTTGTTTCAATTACACCTGGAATGTGCATGACATTAGCATTAAGTATGGGAATGAGTATAGGTTTAAAAAGAACTATGTACATGATGGTAGGAGAGCTTTTAGGAGTTGCACTTGTTGCAACTTCTTCTGTAATTGGAGTTGCTGCTATTATGTTAAATCATCCAACAATTTTTATAGTTTTAAAATATGCAGGTGGAGCTTATTTAATCTATCTTGGTATTTCAATGTGGTTATCAAGGGGGAAAATGGCTTTAAATATAGAAGGTTGTAGTTTTAATGTTTCTAAAAAGAATCTTGCAATGCAAGGTTTTGTAACAGCAATTGCAAATCCAAAAGGTTGGGCTTTTTTTATAGCTCTTTTACCACCTTTTATAGATGAAAAGTTAGCTTTCGCTCCACAATTATCTGTATTGATTTTATTAATACTTTCATTGGAATTTTCTTGTTTGATTATATATGCAAGTGGCGGTACAACTTTACGAAAGTTATTACAAAATTCATCAAATGTAAAATTATTAAATAAAATAGCTGGAACTATGATGATAGGAATAGGAATTTGGTTAGCTTTAACCTAA
- a CDS encoding methyl-accepting chemotaxis protein: MINNSINKKFSLLIGITLIIVMIIFTIIMIKSIKTKVIEDLEINLQTQTENYLRTARIYNDSLEVNALTLFNVFEKSFLNLRIRDASTIKINGVETLTLYDGFVGLNKTFDKVDRFKELTGAVSAAYVKDKNEYISISSSVLDEKGERILLNKIDPNEEIFKNIENKEKYIGLEVIAGKTYMSIYSPIIKNDEVIGALYVGYDFTKGLETLKNELRKVVVGDTGYIYILDKKGNLILHKSLEGKNVFDLKDADNKNFIQEILKNKNGVIHYNYVETNKETKKVAAFTTYDKWKWTIVVGSNEDEFLAISDQVELMFIIATIILIILLQSIIYILMNKMVSKPLEKFQTGLLDFFAYINQTKDDVSNIDIKTQDEIGKMAKVINENIEATKVNLTKDKNLISNVKEVVNEIGKGYLSKRIQTSSNTASLNELKELINNMLNNLENFVGKDINELSLVLEYYANKDFTKTLKKETNGKIGHEIAIMNNIITEMLLNNQEDGLKLRDTSNELSNNVTLLSQNATNQAASLEEIAASITEVTENVNQTSQKAQSMFTISSQTKKSSNIGKELAAKTVLSMDQINEKVQTISQSITVIDQIAFQTNILSLNAAVEAATAGEAGRGFAVVAAEVRNLASRSAEAARQIKELVESASRQTLDGKEISTSMITGFEELEEKINQTNIIINDVATGAKEQTAAMISISETINNLDRFTQQNAQVADETNIISNDTNEIANKVVENVNESKFIGKK; this comes from the coding sequence ATGATAAATAATTCAATAAATAAAAAGTTCTCTCTTTTAATTGGAATCACTCTTATTATTGTAATGATTATCTTTACAATAATAATGATAAAAAGTATAAAAACAAAAGTTATAGAAGATTTAGAAATTAATTTACAAACACAAACAGAAAACTACCTTCGAACAGCACGAATATATAATGATTCATTAGAAGTAAATGCCTTAACACTTTTTAATGTATTTGAAAAGTCTTTTCTAAATTTACGAATAAGAGATGCAAGTACAATTAAAATAAATGGCGTTGAAACATTAACACTTTATGATGGATTTGTAGGATTAAATAAAACTTTTGACAAAGTTGATCGTTTTAAAGAGTTAACAGGTGCAGTTTCAGCTGCTTATGTTAAAGATAAAAATGAATATATAAGTATCTCTTCTTCAGTATTGGATGAAAAAGGTGAAAGAATATTATTAAATAAAATAGACCCTAATGAAGAGATTTTTAAAAATATTGAAAATAAAGAGAAATATATAGGGCTAGAGGTAATCGCAGGAAAAACTTATATGTCAATTTATTCTCCAATTATAAAAAATGATGAAGTTATTGGAGCTTTATATGTTGGTTATGATTTTACAAAAGGTTTAGAAACTTTAAAAAATGAATTACGAAAAGTAGTTGTTGGAGATACTGGATATATCTATATTCTTGATAAAAAAGGGAATTTGATTCTTCATAAATCTTTAGAGGGTAAAAATGTATTTGATTTAAAAGATGCTGATAACAAAAATTTTATTCAAGAAATTCTAAAAAATAAAAATGGTGTAATTCATTATAATTATGTAGAAACGAATAAAGAAACTAAAAAAGTTGCAGCCTTTACTACGTATGATAAATGGAAATGGACTATAGTTGTGGGTTCAAATGAAGATGAATTTTTAGCAATATCAGATCAAGTTGAGCTAATGTTTATTATTGCTACTATTATTTTAATAATTCTTTTACAAAGTATTATTTATATTTTAATGAATAAGATGGTCTCAAAACCATTAGAAAAGTTTCAAACTGGATTATTAGATTTTTTTGCATATATCAATCAAACAAAAGATGATGTTTCAAATATTGATATAAAAACACAAGATGAAATTGGAAAAATGGCTAAAGTAATTAATGAAAATATTGAAGCTACAAAAGTTAATTTAACAAAAGATAAAAATCTTATTTCAAATGTAAAAGAAGTTGTAAACGAAATAGGTAAAGGTTATTTAAGTAAAAGAATCCAAACTTCAAGTAATACAGCTTCTTTAAATGAGTTAAAAGAACTTATTAATAATATGCTAAATAACTTAGAAAATTTTGTTGGAAAAGATATAAATGAACTAAGTTTGGTTTTAGAGTATTATGCAAATAAAGATTTTACAAAAACTCTTAAAAAAGAGACAAATGGAAAAATCGGTCATGAAATAGCGATAATGAATAATATAATCACAGAAATGCTATTAAATAACCAAGAAGATGGATTAAAACTAAGAGATACTTCAAATGAGTTATCAAATAATGTTACTCTATTAAGTCAAAATGCAACTAATCAAGCAGCTTCACTAGAAGAAATCGCAGCTTCAATTACTGAAGTTACAGAAAATGTAAATCAAACAAGCCAAAAAGCACAAAGTATGTTTACAATATCTTCACAAACAAAAAAATCTTCAAATATAGGAAAAGAACTAGCTGCTAAAACTGTTTTATCAATGGATCAAATAAATGAAAAAGTTCAAACTATTAGCCAATCAATTACTGTAATTGACCAAATTGCTTTCCAAACAAATATTCTTTCATTAAATGCAGCCGTTGAAGCTGCAACTGCTGGTGAAGCTGGACGGGGATTTGCAGTTGTTGCAGCAGAAGTGCGAAATTTAGCCTCAAGAAGTGCGGAAGCTGCACGACAAATTAAAGAGTTAGTAGAATCAGCTAGTCGTCAAACCCTTGATGGAAAAGAGATTAGTACAAGTATGATTACTGGTTTTGAAGAGTTAGAAGAAAAAATTAATCAAACAAATATAATCATCAATGATGTTGCAACTGGTGCGAAAGAACAAACAGCAGCAATGATTAGTATTAGTGAAACAATAAATAATTTAGATAGATTTACTCAACAAAATGCCCAAGTAGCAGATGAAACAAATATAATTTCAAATGATACAAATGAGATTGCAAATAAAGTTGTAGAAAATGTAAATGAAAGTAAATTTATAGGGAAAAAATAA
- a CDS encoding L-serine ammonia-lyase → MTIFNLFKIGIGPSSSHTVGPMLITKKFCETIKNQNLFNDITRIKIELFGSLGSTGVGHQSDVAVILGLLGNIPKTVDINNINKIINEVKKNSTIKLLNEKIINFSYKNDLILHKNKTLPFHPNAIKLTIYKDVNELFNKTYYSIGGGEIINEDEINNKLKETNNLPFSFSSAKELLQLCKENSMSISELILENEKIFKSKESIKNDLLEIWQVMKECVQNGLKADGTLRGGLNVPKRAFNLYTKLKNKQDNDPLVFMDWVNLFAIAVNEENASTKRVVTAPTNGAAGIIPAVMHYIIKFLLKENENENEVAINFLLTAGAIGLLYQRNASISGADVGCQGEVGVACSMAAAGLAQYLGATIEQTEYAAEIGMEHNLGLTCDPIGGLVQIPCIERNAMGAVKAINAARMALNSEGKHYVSLDSVIKTMYDTGKDMKKKYKETSQGGLAVHYVEC, encoded by the coding sequence ATGACTATTTTTAATCTTTTTAAAATAGGTATAGGACCTTCAAGTTCACATACAGTAGGTCCAATGTTAATAACAAAAAAATTTTGCGAAACAATAAAAAATCAAAATCTCTTTAATGATATTACTAGAATAAAAATAGAACTTTTTGGCTCACTAGGCTCAACTGGAGTTGGACATCAAAGTGATGTTGCAGTAATTTTAGGACTATTAGGGAATATTCCTAAAACTGTTGATATAAATAATATTAATAAAATTATAAATGAAGTAAAAAAAAACTCTACAATTAAACTACTAAATGAAAAAATAATAAACTTTTCATATAAAAATGATTTAATTTTACATAAAAATAAAACTCTTCCTTTTCATCCAAATGCTATTAAACTTACTATCTATAAAGACGTAAATGAATTATTCAATAAAACATATTATTCAATAGGTGGTGGAGAGATAATAAATGAAGATGAAATTAATAATAAATTAAAAGAGACAAATAATCTACCTTTTTCTTTCTCAAGTGCTAAAGAACTTTTACAACTATGTAAAGAAAATTCTATGAGTATTAGTGAACTAATTTTAGAAAATGAAAAAATATTTAAATCAAAAGAATCTATAAAAAACGATTTACTTGAAATTTGGCAAGTAATGAAAGAGTGTGTTCAAAATGGTTTAAAAGCAGATGGTACACTAAGAGGTGGGCTAAATGTACCAAAAAGAGCTTTTAATCTTTATACTAAATTAAAAAACAAACAAGACAATGACCCTTTAGTTTTTATGGATTGGGTAAATCTTTTTGCAATTGCAGTAAATGAAGAAAATGCAAGTACAAAAAGAGTTGTAACTGCTCCTACAAATGGAGCTGCTGGAATTATTCCAGCAGTTATGCATTATATTATTAAATTTTTACTAAAAGAAAATGAGAATGAAAATGAAGTTGCAATAAACTTTTTATTAACAGCTGGCGCTATTGGTCTTTTATATCAAAGGAATGCTTCTATTTCTGGTGCTGATGTTGGATGTCAAGGTGAAGTTGGAGTTGCTTGTTCTATGGCAGCAGCTGGTCTTGCACAATATTTAGGAGCTACAATTGAACAAACAGAATATGCAGCAGAGATTGGAATGGAACACAATTTAGGACTTACTTGTGATCCAATTGGTGGATTAGTTCAAATACCTTGTATTGAAAGAAATGCTATGGGAGCGGTAAAAGCTATAAATGCTGCAAGAATGGCACTAAATTCGGAGGGGAAACACTATGTTTCTCTGGATTCTGTAATAAAAACTATGTACGATACAGGCAAAGATATGAAAAAGAAATATAAAGAGACTTCACAAGGTGGACTTGCTGTTCACTATGTTGAATGTTAA